Proteins encoded together in one Megalops cyprinoides isolate fMegCyp1 chromosome 20, fMegCyp1.pri, whole genome shotgun sequence window:
- the LOC118796137 gene encoding protein FAM163A-like, with protein MTAGTVVITGGILAAVILLCIIAVLCYCRLQYYCCKRNDSEGDVGSCGDPQPQFACNACSAPGVDGAAVTPLALPPDPAPPHSYCPTCSPYASPFYIQAADEVRNGGERVAYVPAHYENRALSLAMSSMQSASLSAHNLPDFYTNTRAFSTDV; from the exons ATGACAGCTGGAACCGTTGTCATAACCGGAGGAATTCTCGCTGCGGTGATTCTCCTGTGCATCATTGCAGTACTCTGCTACTGTCGGCTCCAG taTTACTGCTGTAAGAGGAATGACTCTGAGGGGGATGTGGGTTCGTGTGGGGACCCTCAGCCCCAGTTTGCCTGCAATGCGTGCAGCGCCCCCGGCGTGGACGGTGCCGCGGTCACCCCTCTCGCCCTGCCTCCcgaccccgccccgccccacaGCTACTGCCCCACCTGCTCGCCCTACGCCTCCCCCTTCTACATCCAGGCTGCGGACGAGGTGCGCAATGGCGGCGAGCGCGTGGCCTACGTGCCCGCCCACTACGAGAACCGGGCGCTCTCCCTCGCCATGTCCTCCATGCAGAGTGCCTCTCTGAGCGCCCACAACCTGCCGGACTTCTACACCAACACGCGTGCGTTCAGCACGGACGTCTGA
- the LOC118795405 gene encoding ankyrin repeat domain-containing protein 26-like, with product MVPSSGLWWYCAHSPKWRLMAGAVVGFARHDVPFVGYDIKEQDIGKLHRAAFNGDLAKIKRYAKKYDLNQVDKENRTALHIACAYGHSNIVRFLVENGAKLDLCDKQGRSPLMKAVQCQKESCAAILLKSGADPNLRDVDGNTALHLAAWTPRVSMAELLLQHKVNVNAQNQEGNTPLILAVMENQVEMVVVLLRSGADAEARDQHGWTSLMRASVRGQARIAWILSQHIEERGGKEDSACAFHAWPVMIQPPVCSPPMLGEERTRTVQCFGSLMEELKSGSLYQGGTIGQEVFLFGIRQVQRIVVMMIMTGKISMFLPNEDQDSDSITETYGEMSLQELGTYQQEEKSGSKDGEDDNDDWEKKLQALKAQAASASTNQTYAEKMTGPALQSHDRLINELLGAVSWLEKECVGAREALRESQELRRRQEEQHRREKEQLELEVKSCIINMRQLEKEQDEAQRQQQELLKTHLLTLQGNRRERRRMLKLLQESEEKYDQSERHLQNVRLALTREVSQLEETDRQLEADVAALRQHVETSMVPRSQVELYCREIEGQARQLVQGNLAEVNRFLLNQAAAHETLNQKRDAVEASLRAQVQQLADELARVKTQQDRQNQAAELEWSDRCTNATSCLRIPETYLLGFEPMTSRRSTTLTWMLTKQRLTPAVLRLQSAAQTSSSSTAASSKMRHGWAQGAIPPMGRLELSGSTYGVTMGLSGSSSNQITGLSDPPSNQIKEPNGTSHNVATLDYTA from the exons ATGGTGCCCTCCTCTGGGCTCTGGTGGTACTGCGCCCACTCCCCTAAGTGGAGGCTGATGGcaggggcagttgtgggtttTGCCAGACATGA TGTGCCGTTTGTCGGGTATGATATTAAGGAGCAAGATATAGGGAAACTCCATCGCGCTGCTTTCAATGGAGATCTGGCAAAGATAAAACGGTATGCCAAGAAGTATGACTTAAACCAGGTGGATAAAGAAAACAG AACGGCTCTGCACATTGCCTGTGCTTATGGACACTCTAATATCGTCCGGTTCCTGGTGGAAAATGGAGCCAAACTGGACCTTTGTGACAAGCAAGGCCGATCCCCATTAATGAAG GCGGTGCAATGCCAGAAGGAGAGCTGTGCGGCCATCCTTCTGAAGTCTGGTGCTGACCCCAACCTGAGGGACGTGGATGGGAACACGGCCCTGCACCTGGCTGCCTGGACCCCCCGCGTGTCCATggcggagctgctgctgcagcacaaGGTCAACGTCAACGCACAAAACCAG GAGGGGAACACCCCTTTGATTCTGGCGGTGATGGAGAACCAGGTGGAGATGGTTGTGGTGCTTCTGCGCAGTGGAGCGGACGCTGAAGCTCGGGACCAGCACGGGTG GACGTCTTTGATGAGGGCCTCTGTTCGAGGTCAGGCGAGGATCGCCTGGATTCTCTCTCAGCACATtgaagagaggggagggaaggaggacaGCGCTTGCGCCTTTCATGCCTGGCCGGTTATGATCCAACCACCTGT TTGCTCCCCTCCCATGTTAGGTGAGGAGAGGACGAGgacagtgcagtgttttggCAGCCTTATGGAGGAGCTTAAATCAGGCTCTCTCTATCAAGGAGGAACCATTGGTCAGGAAG tttttctttttggcatCCGCCAGGTTCAAAGGAttgtggtgatgatgattatgacTGGGAAAATAAG CATGTTTTTGCCAAATGAAGATCAGGATTCTGATTCCATCACAGAG ACATATGGAGAGATGAGTCTGCAGGAACTGGGAACCTATCAGCAGGAGGAGAAAAGTG GTTCAAAGGATGGTgaagatgataatgatgattgGGAAAAGAAG CTTCAGGCTCTGAAAGCACAAGCAGCATCTGCATCAACCAACCAGACATACGCTGAAAAAATGACTG GCCCCGCCCTGCAGAGCCATGATAGGCTGATTAACGAGCTGCTGGGTGCGGTCTCCTGGCTGGAGAAGGAGTGTGTGGGGGCCAGGGAGGCGCTGCGGGAGAGCCAGGAGCTGAGGAGaaggcaggaggagcagcatcgcagggagaaggagcagctggagctggaggtgaaGTCCTGCATCATTAACATGAGGCAG CTGGAGAAGGAACAGGACGAGGCCCAacggcagcagcaggagcttcTGAAAACACACCTGCTGACACTGCAGGGgaacaggagggagaggaggaggatgctTAAACTG ctgcaggagagcGAGGAAAAATACGACCAATCAGAGCGCCATTTGCAGAATGTAAGGCTCGCTCTGACACGTGAGGTCTCCCAGCTGGAGGAGACCGACCGGCAGCTGGAGGCGGATGTGGCGGCACTGAGGCAGCACGTGGAGACCAGCATGGTGCCCCGCAGCCAGGTGGAGCTGTACTGCAGAGAGATCGAGGGGCAGGCCCGGCAGCTGGTCCAGGGCAACCTGGCCGAGGTCAACCGCTTTCTGCTG AACCAGGCTGCTGCACATGAAACTCTGAACCAGAAGCGAGATGCTGTCGAGGCCAGCCTGCGGGCCCAGGTGCAGCAGCTGGCGGATGAGCTGGCCCGGGTCAAAACCCAGCAGGACCGCCAGAACCAGGCAGCTGAGCTGGAGTG GAGTGATCGCTGTACCAATGCGACTTCCTGCCTGAGGATCCCAGAAACATACCTCCTGGGATTCGAACCCATGACCTCTCGGCGTTCCACTACTCTTACCTGGATGCT GACAAAGCAGCGTCTGACGCCGGCCGTGCTTAGGCTGCAGAGTGCGGCCCAGACCAGCAGTTCGTCAACAGCAGCATCTAGCAAGATGAGACATGGCTGGGCCCAGGGGGCAATTCCTCCAATGGGACGCCTGGAACTGAGTGGGTCGACCTACGGTGTGACCATGGGACTGAGCGGCTCTTCTTCCAACCAGATAACGGGACTGAGTGACCCTCCTTCCAATCAGATCAAAGAACCAAATGGTACCTCCCATAATGTTGCAACCCTGGATTATACTGCTTGA